Part of the Musa acuminata AAA Group cultivar baxijiao chromosome BXJ3-10, Cavendish_Baxijiao_AAA, whole genome shotgun sequence genome, CCTTCATTGCTTTGCTCTTATAATCTTATGCCCTGACATTGCTGCTAGTTAGAAATCTGTCCGTCCGTTGTATATTTACTGGTCATAAATCCCAAGAGATTTCAAAGTATTTTTTGACATCAACCAATCCATCAAAGCCTAGAATACATAGGTACTCATAGAATAAATCGAACTTTGATTTCTATGGCTTCTTTACTTTGTATAGAGTTTGTCTGGACTTTCGAAGAATTATTTGTCTCCCATGATATCGATTCCAGAAATTTCTTGGTGACTCCAACGCATCTCGAAGTCTTGAGCTTTCTTTCAGTAAGAGTAAGTATGCCGATCACCCGTTCCCTTGTAACACCTGGAGCTTCTGTCAATAGAAGATTTGGATAAGATCAATATAGAGTATTCGTTCTCTCAAATAGTACCCTCATCGTAGAAGTTATCAACTCGACGAAATGCTTGCGTGCCCTAACTCTGAGACAAGAAGGAGATGGAGATATGTCGACAGACACGTCGTTCCGGTGCACTGATGTGCATGTCCATCTCGGATGGCGTTCCACATCACTGTAGGCCATGACAACCAAATGAATTGGTTCACATCCACATAGAGGAGCCATTTCTTCCTCGGCGAAGAAGAATCAACTGTGCTTCCTACTCACAAGCTCCCATCCAAACTAAAGGAGCACTTGGAATCAGACGGATGGCTATGACTATGACCCAATGCCTACCTATACCAACAGCATGGCTTCACATCCTGCATTACGGCCCCGCTCCTTTGCTAAtgttggtggagatgatggccacCACTTCCACAGTATCAGCCATTATGAGATCATCCACCCCTCGCCCTGCTTCTCGAGTCAAAAGATGGTGGTCCTAAACGCAGTGTTTGATTCATATCTTTCCTTCTAAAACTAGGACATGACACTGCAACAGTTTCGCTTTTTGTTGTGTGCTGGGCTTGATGGTAGTGATCTCTCTGTCAGAATCATGTGTTACGGGGTGTTAGGAAACACGCTTTCGGCCAAGTTATGTCAAGTAGCCAGAAAAGGAGGATCATTGAATACATGCATCGATCAAAAAAGTTGGTAGGTTGAGGATGAAATGATAACCATTGAGCGAGTCGTTGCTTAGTTTACTTCATAGGTGTCTGAAGCAAATGACCATTATGACAATGAGGGAGTTGTCACTGGCAGAAGGACGATCGATCTCTTATTACTCGTCCTTCTCCCGATTTTATTCTCATTGTCTCGTTTTCCGAGAACAGAGACaaataaaaggagaaaaagattAATAGACAAGAAATTTGTCTAGTGGTTGCGATTGAAATGAAAGAGGAGCAGACTTCAGTATTTCCAGCGAAGAAACAGAGGTAAGAGTTCTTCACAGTAGTTTAGGAGAGGAAGGGACGTACAGAGATCACGAGCGCGCAAAGATTGGCGCCGCTCACGTGTCTTGGTCCAGTCACTATTCAGTGAAAGAGTCCCTTTCCTGACGGAGGCGGATTGGCAAGGAAGTCCTATCGACCAATGAGAAGGCGTATTTTCCCGCTTGGTGGCCTGGCCGTGACAGGGGAACAAGATAAAGCAAAGAACCAAAGGAACCCACCGGCCTGGGCGGTGCCGCTTGTCCGGAAGCGCCCCTCCCCAGGTGGCCGCCGGACCCACGCCGTCCTCTCCTGCCTGTCTCCGTCACGTGGCCTCGCCATCCACCGACGTAACCGAGCGGGTCCCACTCGGACGGACTCAGGTGGGCCGTCCGATATCATCCCCCCACCCCTCTTGCGCGAGGTTCGCTGGCCGCGGCCCCGCCATTGTGGGACCCGCTTTCCTGCCAAGGAGAGGCCACGAGCGTACGTACCGCAGTGCGGGCCAGCCACGTGGCCCGTTTAAAGGAACGGTTGATCCTATAATGATGCTTACGTGGATGTCTCTGGGTTTCCAACTCATTATCGTACACCGCCCCCGAGTATGGACGCCGTTAAATATGAGCTTTCTACGTGTGGACGTATAGTTGTATACGTACTAtttaacatataatatatataaatattatatatatatatatatatatatatatatatatatattgttgtggGGGTGTATGAATCTCCATCTACATGGGCTCACACAATCCGAGGCATATGCTCGACAAATGAAAATGGCTATGCATATCTTCCTCTACCAATATACCACAATAATGGTGTTCCGGCAAGCCAACACTGTGTGGTTGCTTGCCTGTAAAGGTCTCACACTGCCATCGAGTTCCTCGTATAAATACCCTCACAACCCCAAGAGCTGGCTCCATCCCACCCACTCCTATCTCTGTGCTCTGTTGTGCTTGcagcctcctcttctttctctgccTCTCTCCCATGGCTTCCGTTGAGGTGAGAGCCAATATCCTCCTCATCCATCTCTTACTTAGCATGAATTATTAGGTTGCATGGATCCTTAAACAAAGATCGGAATGATATACTTGATTTTTCATAGGTGATTTCTCTCATGTTGAAAACTACATATTATTATAAAGGGTATACAGTAGCAGAGGCGATTTAACACAAAAGTTTTTCTACGTGATGGGATTCTGATCCTTCCATCTAGCCAAACTCTACGACGTGCATGCCATTTAGATCTTGTGATCACGCTGAATTCGTTTAATCTAAAGACAATAAGTTGACAGAGAGCGATCGACGACTTTGAAGCTTGATCTATGGTGACGACTCTGTGATGCATGCAGGTGGAATCAGCTCCAGTTGTCGAGGTGCCAGTAGAAGCCCCCGCCACCCCTGCCGAAGCGGAAGACGGGGCACCGCCTGCCGTGGAAGAGGTGGTTGAGACCGAAGCCGCAGCCGAACCTGCAGAAGAGCCCAAAGAAGAAGCCCCGGCGGCAACGGAACCACCAGCAGCGGAACCCACAGCAGAGGTCGCTCCGGAGCCTGAGGAGAAGCCCGTCGAAGAGCCTTCGGCAGTCGaggtggcggaggcggcggtggaggccGAGCCAGCTGTCGCCGAGCCCACAGAAGAAGCTAAGCCGGAGGCCGAGCCCGAGATCGCCGCACCTGCAGCCGAGGAATCGTCTGAACCCGCCGTAGAAGAGCCGAAAGCCGTGGAGGAGCCACCGGCTGCTGTGGAGGAGGTGAAGGCCGAGGAAGCGGCAGAAGAGAAGGCCGAGTAGAATGCTGCTTCGGTCGCGATCATTTTGGATGCTATCAAGGTTCACAATAAGAGATTAAGGATTAAAGCCTACTACTATTATCCTAATATTAAGGAGAGTGTGAGGCTATTTGGGTCTGCTGGATCATGAGAAGTATATATAGTGCTGGTGTCTTCGCCATGCCTTTTCCAGTTTGTGTTGTAGTTCCTTGATTACTCCCTGGCTGTTTTACTATATACTGTCCTGTGAGTTTAATATCAAGGTGTTTTATTCGATCTCTCAATTACTCTCTTTATTTGGTTAATGCAGGTTTAAGGTGTCCgttatttttttatatgatatatatatatatatatatatatatatatatatatatatatatatatatatatatatatatatatatatatatatatatatatatatataatgttgctTACAGTGATCAGACCTGATGCAAGTAGTTATTAACTATCCAAAAAGGCaaaaaaggaagaggaaagaAAGTAATAATTCAAGAACTCATGCGTCGGTGGACTAAGGAAAGGGGGTGTTGAGTACCTTGCAAAAGCATAAGGATCAAAagaaggagagagggagagagcggAAAAGAGTATCCTGCCACCCGaaagcacaacctatctcttgagCAGGTCTTTGGACTAAAGGAGACGGtgtctctttctttctttgatttGTCATCTCACTTGATGCACGAAGGAAGTTGATTGAGTGTCAAGGAATTAATGAATTCGATAACATGCGATAGGAGAAGATGACATTTTCAATAAATAAGAATTACATTATATATAATTCTAAGAATACTAATTTGTATAATTTCATAACAAAATTTTACTAGATTGTCAAC contains:
- the LOC135650795 gene encoding induced stolen tip protein TUB8-like — translated: MASVEVESAPVVEVPVEAPATPAEAEDGAPPAVEEVVETEAAAEPAEEPKEEAPAATEPPAAEPTAEVAPEPEEKPVEEPSAVEVAEAAVEAEPAVAEPTEEAKPEAEPEIAAPAAEESSEPAVEEPKAVEEPPAAVEEVKAEEAAEEKAE